One window of the bacterium genome contains the following:
- a CDS encoding SH3 domain-containing protein has product MGIAGLALGVAALVGLPVRAAAQAEAAPDSTIASAAVVAAVAPVSPPETATITLAAPARAAAPVSLNEPYVLTERSVRLRRDTTNIVRTGPGNGYAMIGVFAGDSTFPVIAKKDEWYNVRLSATDTGWIHASLCEEFGDMSGLEYRPNPRLFSRTGSFSFAIYSGGYAFDRKSNSVVLGTRLGYYLLEYVGLEGTVGWTHVVRPAEIVESLFDLALEEEDFHMLYYALSLDLKLLPGRQMVPFLTIGAGSAIMEGMSEASLNYGAGIDFFVRKSTAAVFAFRSINMESGVGSARRSNTNYEFSVGSTFLF; this is encoded by the coding sequence CTGCCGGTCCGGGCCGCCGCGCAGGCGGAGGCCGCTCCGGATTCGACGATCGCCTCGGCTGCGGTCGTGGCGGCCGTCGCCCCGGTGTCGCCGCCGGAAACGGCGACGATCACGCTCGCGGCCCCTGCGCGTGCGGCCGCGCCCGTCAGCCTGAACGAGCCGTACGTGCTGACCGAGCGCAGCGTGCGCCTGCGCCGCGACACCACGAACATCGTCCGCACCGGACCGGGCAACGGCTACGCGATGATCGGCGTCTTCGCCGGCGACTCGACGTTCCCCGTCATCGCCAAGAAGGACGAGTGGTACAACGTCCGCCTGTCGGCCACGGATACCGGCTGGATCCACGCCTCGCTGTGCGAGGAATTCGGCGACATGTCCGGCCTGGAGTACCGACCGAACCCGCGACTGTTCTCGCGAACGGGCAGCTTCTCGTTCGCTATCTACAGCGGCGGCTATGCGTTCGATCGCAAGTCGAACTCGGTCGTGCTCGGCACGCGGCTGGGCTACTACCTGCTGGAATATGTGGGCCTAGAGGGCACCGTCGGCTGGACGCACGTAGTGCGGCCGGCCGAGATCGTGGAGTCGCTCTTCGACCTCGCCCTCGAGGAAGAGGATTTCCACATGCTCTATTACGCCCTGAGCCTCGACCTGAAGCTGCTGCCCGGCCGGCAGATGGTGCCGTTCCTGACCATCGGCGCCGGCAGCGCCATCATGGAAGGCATGAGCGAAGCCTCGCTGAACTACGGCGCCGGCATCGACTTCTTCGTGCGCAAGTCCACGGCGGCGGTCTTCGCCTTCCGCAGCATCAACATGGAATCGGGCGTCGGCAGCGCGCGCCGCAGCAACACCAACTACGAGTTCAGCGTCGGTTCGACGTTCCTGTTCTAG